In Trifolium pratense cultivar HEN17-A07 linkage group LG7, ARS_RC_1.1, whole genome shotgun sequence, a genomic segment contains:
- the LOC123899634 gene encoding probable histone H2A.3: protein MAGRGKNIGSSAPKKATSRSNKAGLQFPVGRIARFLKAGKYAERVGAGAPVYLAAVLEYLAAEVLELAGNAARDNKKTRIVPRHIQLAVRNDEELSKLLGDVTIANGGVMPNIHNLLLPKKAGSSSKAAAEDE, encoded by the exons ATGGCTGGTAGAGGCAAAAACATCGGTTCCAGCGCTCCAAAGAAAGCCACATCAAGGAGCAACAAAGCCGGTCTCCAGTTCCCCGTTGGCCGTATCGCTCGTTTCCTCAAGGCCGGAAAATACGCCGAACGTGTCGGTGCCGGTGCTCCTGTTTACCTCGCCGCTGTTCTTGAATATCTCGCTGCTGAG GTTTTGGAGTTGGCTGGAAATGCTGCTAGGGACAACAAGAAAACAAGAATTGTGCCAAGGCATATTCAATTGGCTGTACGGAATGATGAAGAATTGAGCAAGCTTCTTGGTGATGTTACCATTGCTAATGGTGGTGTTATGCCCAATATTCACAACCTGTTGCTTCCAAAGAAAGCTGGTTCTTCCTCTAAGGCTGCTGCTGAGGATGAATGA
- the LOC123899396 gene encoding probable histone H2A.3 encodes MAGRGKTIGSGAAKKATSRSSKAGLQFPVGRIARFLKAGKYAERVGAGAPVYLAAVLEYLAAEVLELAGNAARDNKKTRIVPRHIQLAVRNDEELSKLLGDVTIANGGVMPNIHNLLLPKKTGASSKGAAAEDDS; translated from the exons ATGGCTGGTAGAGGCAAAACCATAGGATCTGGTGCCGCTAAGAAAGCCACTTCAAGGAGTAGCAAAGCTGGCCTTCAATTTCCCGTTGGCCGTATCGCTCGGTTCCTTAAGGCCGGAAAATACGCTGAACGTGTTGGTGCCGGTGCTCCGGTTTACCTCGCTGCCGTCCTTGAATATCTTGCTGCTGAG GTTTTGGAGTTGGCTGGGAATGCTGCAAGGGACAACAAGAAAACAAGAATTGTGCCAAGACATATTCAATTGGCTGTAAGGAATGACGAAGAATTGAGCAAGCTTCTTGGTGATGTTACAATTGCTAATGGTGGTGTTATGCCTAATATTCACAACTTGTTGCTTCCAAAGAAGACTGGTGCTTCTTCAAAGGGTGCTGCTGCTGAAGATGATTCTTAG